The Elgaria multicarinata webbii isolate HBS135686 ecotype San Diego chromosome 4, rElgMul1.1.pri, whole genome shotgun sequence genome contains a region encoding:
- the ACBD3 gene encoding Golgi resident protein GCP60, translating to MAAAAALSSERLEVSIDGLTLSPDSEEARPGQADPRPLAAAGGRSGRVGASVPPGQEMDEVRDEAGGDSDGGGGGDDGGDDGGLSLERRFGFGLEELYGLALRFFKEKDGKAFHPTYEEKLRLVALHKQVLLGPYNPDTCPEVGFFDVLGNDRRKEWTALGNMTKQDAMTEFVKLLNRCCHLFSTYVTSHKIEKEEQEKKRREEEERRRREEEERERLQKEEEKRRREEEERLRREEEERRRIEEERFRMEQQKQQIMAALNSQTAVQFQQYAAQQYPGNYEQQQILIRQLQEQHYQQYMQQLYQVQLAQQQAALQKQQEAAATAGASVTSVLKANPAATGEIPSVNGQASAHTDSSEKDLETDALEEALENGPKESVPVIAAPSMWTRPQITDFKEKIRQDADSVITVGRGEVVTVRVPTHEEGSYLFWEFATDNYDIGFGVYFEWTDSPNTAVSVHVSESSEDEDEDEENASSEEKAKKNANKPQLDEIVPVYRRDCHEEVYAGSHQYPGRGVYLLKFDNSYSLWRSKTVYYRVYYTR from the exons ATGGCGGCCGCGGCGGCGCTGAGCTCGGAGCGGCTGGAGGTCTCCATCGACGGGCTGACCCTGAGCCCGGATTCGGAGGAGGCCAGGCCGGGCCAGGCGGACCCCAGGCCGCTCGCCGCTGCCGGGGGCCGAAGCGGCCGGGTGGGGGCTAGCGTTCCGCCGGGCCAGGAGATGGACGAGGTCCGCGACGAGGCCGGCGGCGACAGCgacggaggtggcggcggcgacgACGGCGGCGACGACGGGGGGCTGAGCCTGGAGCGGCGCTTTGGCTTTGGCCTGGAGGAGTTGTATGGCCTGGCGCTGCGCTTCTTCAAAG AAAAAGATGGCAAAGCATTCCATCCAACTTATGAAGAAAAGCTCAGACTTGTAGCACTGCATAAGCAGGTTTTGCTGGGACCTTACAATCCAGACACTTGTCCTGAAGTTGGATTCTTTGATGTTCTGGGAAATGACAGAAG gAAAGAATGGACTGCCCTTGGAAACATGACTAAGCAAGATGCCATGACAGAGTTTGTAAAGCTCCTAAATAGGTGCTGCCATCTCTTCTCAACGTACGTTACCTCCCATAAAATAGAGAAAgaagaacaggaaaagaaaag gagggaagaggaagaacgtAGACGACGTGAAGAAGAAGAACGAGAGCGTTTgcaaaaggaggaagagaaacgtaggcgggaagaggaagaaaggctgagacgagaggaagaggagaggcggCGGATAGAAGAAGAGAGATTCCGAATGGAACAGCAGAA ACAACAGATAATGGCAGCATTGAACTCTCAGACTGCTGTTCAGTTCCAGCAGTATGCAGCCCAGCAGTACCCTGGCAACTACGAGCAGCAGCAGATCCTAATTCGTCAGCTCCAGGAACAGCATTATCAGCAGTACATGCAACAACTTTATCAGGTCCAGCTTGCACAGCAACAG gcagctttacaaaaacagcaggaagcagcagccaccgcAGGGGCTTCAGTTACTTCTGTGTTAAAGGCAAACCCAGCTGCCACTGGTGAAATCCCATCTGTAAATGGACAGGCTAGTGCACATACAGACAGCTCTGAAAAAGACCTGGAAACTGATGCTTTAGAAGAAGCACTGGAGAATGGACCAAAAG AATCTGTTCCAGTCATAGCAGCACCATCCATGTGGACACGGCCCCAGATCACAGACTTCAAAGAGAAGATTCGCCAAGATGCCGATTCTGTGATCACAGTTGGCAGAGGAGAAGTAGTGACAGTTCGTGTCCCGACACACGAAGAGGGCTCTTATCTCTTCTGGGAGTTTGCTACAGACAATTATGACATTGGTTTTGGGGTATATTTTGAATGGACAGACTCCCCTAACACAGCAGTCAGCGTACATGTTAGTGAATCCAGCGAGGATGAGGACGAGGATGAAG AAAATGCTAGCAGTGAAGAGAAAGCCAAAAAGAATGCCAACAAGCCTCAACTAGATGAAATAGTGCCTGTGTACAGACGAGACTGTCATGAAGAAGTCTATGCTGGCAGCCATCAGTACCCAGGGAGAGGGGTCTATCTCCTTAAATTTGACAACTCCTACTCGCTATGGAGGTCAAAAACAGTTTACTACAGAGTCTATTATACGAGATAA